One genomic window of Oncorhynchus clarkii lewisi isolate Uvic-CL-2024 chromosome 5, UVic_Ocla_1.0, whole genome shotgun sequence includes the following:
- the LOC139409575 gene encoding selenocysteine lyase, whose protein sequence is MSEPVKASSGTRDPRDHSHRSVDGRPFSHHSATSDGHTVTSLDDHHALSHHSDTGGANGHTHSDLPFDGHIHTYIPDMDEDRIYMDYNATTPLEPQVIQAVTEALHEAWGNPSSTYTPGVKAKKIITQARENVARMVGGKADDIIFTSGGTEANNLVFHSALEAYRESCRTAEQRGERHRHENSGTSAWPLPHILVSNVEHDSVRLTAEHLLKDATADVTSVAVSKVTGRVEVEDVLAAVRPSTCLISIMMANNETGVLMPIRELCQRVRFVNRQRQHRILLHTDAAQAIGKVRVDARDLGVDYLTIVGHKFYAPRMGALYVNGPGTTTPLYPMLFGGGQERNFRPGTENTPMIAGLGKAAELVNSNLTEYETHMLDARDYLEEQLQAIFGRERIHFNSHFPDSETLPNTCNVSILGAGLQGRKVLSCCRRLLASVGAACHSHRGDRPSHILLSCGIPEEVAANALRLSVGRGTSRAEVGLVVEDLKNAVERLEGLN, encoded by the exons ATGTCTGAACCAGTGAAGGCCAGCTCCGGCACAAGGGACCCGAGGGACCACAGTCACCGCTCAGTAGACGGTCGTCCATTCTCTCACCATTCAGCTACATCCGATGGCCATACAGTCACTTCATTGGATGACCACCACGCACTCTCACATCATTCAGACACAGGTGGTGCCAATGGGCACACGCACTCAGACCTTCCATTTGACGGTCATATACACACGTATATTCCAGACATGGACGAGGACAG GATCTACATGGACTATAACGCCACCACCCCACTGGAGCCACAGGTGATTCAGGCTGTTACTGAAGCCCTGCACGAGGCCTGGGGAAACCCCAGTAGTACCTACACACCAG GAGTGAAAGCAAAGAAGATCATTACCCAGGCGAGAGAGAATGTGGCTAGAATGGTGGGGGGGAAAGCAGATGACATCATCTTCACCTCTGGTGGGACTGAG GCCAATAACCTGGTGTTCCACAGTGCCCTGGAGGCCTACAGAGAGAGCTGcaggacagcagagcagagaggggagagacatcgCCATGAGAACAGCGGAACCTCAGCCTGGCCTCTACCTCATATCCTCGTCTCTAACGTAGAGCAtgactctgtcagactgaccgcTGAACACCTGCTGAAGGACGCCACGGCAG ACGTGACGTCAGTGGCGGTTTCCAAGGTGACggggagggtggaggtggaggatgtGTTGGCTGCTGTCCGCCCCTCCACCTGTCTCATCTCTATCATGATGGCTAACAACGAGACAGGAGTCCTAATg CCAAtcagagagctctgtcagagggtcAGATTTGTCAACAGACAGCGTCAACATAGAATCCTCCTGCACACTGACGCAGCCCAGGCCATAGGCAAGGTGCGGGTCGACGCCCGTGACCTGGGAGTGGATTACCTCACCATTGTAGGACACAAG TTCTATGCACCGAGGATGGGAGCGTTGTATGTGAACGGCCCAGGAACAACCACACCCCTCTACCCCATGTTGTTTggagggggacaggagaggaacTTCAGACCAGG cACTGAGAACACACCAATGATCGCTGGCCTTGGAAAG GCAGCAGAGCTGGTGAACTCTAACCTGACTGAGTATGAAACTCATATGCTGGATGCAAGGGACTACCTGGAGGAACaactacag GCGATCTTTGGGAGAGAGAGGATCCATTTCAACAGTCATTTCCCTGACTCCGAGACCCTACCCAATACCTGTAACGTGTCTATTCTGGGTGCTGGACTACAGG GGAGGAAGGTATTGTCCTGCTGTAGAAGACTGCTGGCCAGTGTTGGGGCTGCATGCCATTCACACAGAGGAGACAG GCCCTCCCATATCCTGCTGAGCTGTGGCATCCCTGAAGAGGTGGCAGCTAATGCCCTGAGGCTGAGTGTGGGGAGAGGGACCAGTCGGGCTGAGGTAGGCCTGGTGGTGGAGGATCTGAAGAATGCTGTCGAGAGGCTGGAGGGACTCAACTGA